The genome window TATCGGCTGGCATGGCTGCGCAATCATTGGTGATGTCCGGCAAAGTGCGCGATATTAACACCCACCGCGAAATCTCCGGCGTAAATATTTTTATTCCCGAATTGGGAATTGGCACAGTTTCCGACCTTTCCGGACGGTTTGAATTGGAAATTACCCGTCCCGAACCGGATATGCGCGTCTTCTTCCAACATATTGGTTTTGATACACTTAGCCTGGAAGTGGAAGATGTGCTTTCGCAAAAAACCATCGAGCTTCAGGAACGATTAATTCCCGTGCCGGTAGTTGTGACGGAATCTTACGAAGATGTGCTCGATATCGAGCATGACCTCCCGCAAGCGGTTTCCGTTCTCGATGCCCGGGTGCTGGATTTGCACGGCTATGTAGACGCCGGCGATTTGCTGCAATCCGAACAAAGCATTCAGGTAGATGAGGAATTGAGCGGCAAAAAAACCGTTTCCATTCGCGGAGGCAACCCGGATGAGGTGATTGTCTTGTTCAACGGCATTCGCATGAACAACGCTCTGGACAATATTTTCGATGTATCGCTGATAGACCTCACCGATGTGGAGCGATTGGAAGTGATCAAAGGCAGCAACACGGCATTGTATGGTTCCGAGGCGTTTTCCGGGGTGGTGAACGTGGTGCCGCGTGCCCGCCAGGATTATAAAATCCGCTTTCAACAACGGATCGGCTCATACAATTCCGGCGATTGGGGGCTGTATCTCAACAATAAAATCGGCAAATTGTACGGCGGTTACAGTATTAAGCGCGGTAACGCGCAACGGGCTTTTGCCAACGAGGCAGAGGGCAACCAGTTGCTGGAAAACCGTTCGGAACACCACACTGCAAATTTGGCGTATCATTTTAAAGAAACGCCCGGTGGCAGACCCATTTCTTCGCTGAGTTTGATGTATGTGCGCTCCGAGCTGGATTTTGCCAACCAGCGCGATAGCGAAAATCTGCAAAATTTCAATCAGATGATCTCGGCGCGATTTGATGGCGATATCGGTAATGTTACCGGATTATCGCTTTCCGGCGCATACCAATGGCTGGATGAAAACCAGTTTCTGCTGTTCGCAGATGCCGAAAATTCATCCGGTTTTCTCACCCGCGAAATCGAAAACCGGTCGTGGCATTTTAATGCCGACCGCACCATGCGCTACCGTAACTTGCGATTACTGATTGGTTATCAATATAAACAAACCTTGCTCGATTTCCGCGACAACCGCTTTGTGATCAACGATGAAGATAACGAACTGGCGTTAGCATCGCTGAAACGGGCGCAACATGGCTTTGTTTCTATCGCCAAATATCGCGTGCCGACACGCTCCACATTTTTTCCCAGCATCAATTTTGATGCGAGTTTCCGATACGATATTGTAAAAGACCGGGAAGCGGAATCGCATATTCAAAACGATACCCCGGCGGATGATGCGCTGTGGCGGGAGCAAACCATCAAAATTTCGGCGCATACCAACGGCAGTAACGGCAAATTTGCGCTGAACGGATTTATTAATCTCGGTTCCAACGTAAAATTTCCAACGCTGATGCAGCAAATTAGCTCGCGGGAAATTTTGGCGAGCGGCGATAATACGGTATTGCTGCGACCGGAAAAGAATCACAGTATCGAATTTGGTGC of Calditrichia bacterium contains these proteins:
- a CDS encoding TonB-dependent receptor plug domain-containing protein — translated: MNRISGKNHRFIAIAIIWLMISAGMAAQSLVMSGKVRDINTHREISGVNIFIPELGIGTVSDLSGRFELEITRPEPDMRVFFQHIGFDTLSLEVEDVLSQKTIELQERLIPVPVVVTESYEDVLDIEHDLPQAVSVLDARVLDLHGYVDAGDLLQSEQSIQVDEELSGKKTVSIRGGNPDEVIVLFNGIRMNNALDNIFDVSLIDLTDVERLEVIKGSNTALYGSEAFSGVVNVVPRARQDYKIRFQQRIGSYNSGDWGLYLNNKIGKLYGGYSIKRGNAQRAFANEAEGNQLLENRSEHHTANLAYHFKETPGGRPISSLSLMYVRSELDFANQRDSENLQNFNQMISARFDGDIGNVTGLSLSGAYQWLDENQFLLFADAENSSGFLTREIENRSWHFNADRTMRYRNLRLLIGYQYKQTLLDFRDNRFVINDEDNELALASLKRAQHGFVSIAKYRVPTRSTFFPSINFDASFRYDIVKDREAESHIQNDTPADDALWREQTIKISAHTNGSNGKFALNGFINLGSNVKFPTLMQQISSREILASGDNTVLLRPEKNHSIEFGAEISREVRRPQLFGWQLGVNLFHNEYQNKFRSYSLPGTPIAFFDNVPFASITGVEAQQRLFLFNKKVTMELGASRYSLSDLATFPFKYDRKYTFDIRIDEGGYSFRVNAFKEGEQIAQIRKTDGTFSEVNIGSVGNIDVFFSKSFEINRIKWFFNASFRNVLNDDYQLEGLTLRDRRYYFTLGIQY